One genomic window of Polaromonas sp. SP1 includes the following:
- a CDS encoding TIGR00730 family Rossman fold protein yields MEQKQDLSVSRLANAWAELQAHAREGTPLEADASRLAFADPEFLLRRETRGIRFQLELLKPDLEQQAHGIENTVVVFGSARFRSEEDSVTMVAEAEATGDAEVIDRARKLARNAHYYEKARAFGKLVAQYSENQSPDKKLFICTGGGPGIMQAANRGAHEAGGLSVGLAIALPMEEAANPYVPPELSFKFHYFALRKMHFMMRAKALVVFPGGFGTLDELFEVVTLVQTRKAKPVPIILFGSSYWQRLLNTDMLVEEGVISPNDLKLFQYVDDAQVAWDLIKDFYRL; encoded by the coding sequence ATGGAACAAAAACAAGACCTCTCCGTCAGCCGCCTCGCCAACGCCTGGGCCGAACTTCAAGCCCATGCCAGAGAAGGCACCCCGCTGGAAGCCGACGCGTCGCGACTGGCCTTTGCCGACCCAGAGTTCTTGCTGCGGCGCGAAACACGCGGCATCCGCTTTCAGCTGGAGCTCCTCAAGCCCGACCTCGAGCAGCAAGCCCACGGCATTGAAAACACCGTCGTCGTGTTCGGCAGCGCCCGGTTTCGCAGCGAAGAAGATTCCGTCACCATGGTGGCTGAAGCAGAAGCCACTGGCGACGCCGAAGTCATAGACCGCGCACGCAAACTGGCGCGCAACGCCCACTATTACGAAAAGGCCCGCGCCTTCGGCAAGCTGGTGGCGCAGTACAGTGAAAACCAATCGCCCGACAAGAAGCTTTTTATCTGCACCGGCGGCGGCCCCGGCATCATGCAGGCGGCCAACCGCGGCGCGCATGAGGCCGGCGGTTTAAGCGTAGGCCTGGCGATCGCCCTGCCCATGGAAGAGGCCGCCAACCCCTACGTGCCGCCCGAGCTGTCGTTCAAGTTCCACTACTTCGCGCTGCGCAAGATGCACTTCATGATGCGCGCAAAGGCGCTGGTGGTGTTCCCGGGCGGCTTCGGCACGCTGGACGAACTCTTTGAAGTCGTCACGCTGGTGCAGACCCGCAAGGCCAAACCGGTGCCCATCATTCTTTTCGGCAGCAGCTACTGGCAGCGCCTGCTCAACACCGACATGCTGGTGGAAGAAGGCGTGATCTCGCCCAACGACCTGAAGCTCTTTCAGTATGTGGACGACGCACAGGTCGCCTGGGACCTCATCAAGGACTTCTACCGCCTTTAA
- a CDS encoding sodium:proton antiporter: MIALMCLPVLSRAADIDGSSLSWAWGIPFAGILLSIALMPLLAASFWHHHFGKISAAWTLAFFLPFAAVFGPAVAGASLVHALLAEYLPFIILLVALYTVAGGIFIRGNLHGSPAVNVAILAIGTVLASFMGTTGASMLMIRPLIRANDNRVHKAHVVVFFIFLVSNAGGSLTPLGDPPLFLGFLKGVDFFWTVSHIFPETLFLAGSLLGIFYLLDRWYYAKEGVLPVDPTPDTRGLGFDGAANFWLLAAVVGLVLLSGFWKTPMGITVFGTEVGLPGLVRDAGLLAVTFISLRLTPAGVHKDNQFSWGPMQEVAKLFAGIFLTIIPVIAMLKAGVQGPFGAIVSAVTRPDGQPDPAMYFWATGALSSFLDNAPTYLVFFNTAGGDPAALMTTLAPTLAAISAGAVFMGANSYIGNAPNMMVKAVAEERGVAMPSFFGYMAWSGAVLIPLFIVMTFIWFK; this comes from the coding sequence ATGATTGCCTTGATGTGTTTGCCGGTGCTGTCGAGGGCGGCCGATATCGATGGCAGCAGTCTCTCGTGGGCCTGGGGCATTCCCTTCGCGGGAATTCTCCTGTCGATTGCCTTGATGCCGTTGCTGGCGGCGTCTTTCTGGCACCACCATTTCGGCAAAATTTCTGCCGCATGGACGCTGGCGTTCTTTTTGCCGTTTGCCGCCGTGTTTGGTCCCGCTGTCGCGGGCGCCAGCCTCGTTCATGCCTTGCTGGCTGAATACCTTCCTTTCATCATCCTGCTGGTCGCGCTCTACACCGTGGCCGGTGGCATCTTCATCCGTGGCAACCTCCATGGCAGTCCTGCGGTCAATGTCGCCATCCTCGCCATCGGAACCGTGCTGGCCAGTTTTATGGGCACCACGGGCGCTTCCATGCTGATGATCCGGCCGCTGATTCGCGCCAACGACAACCGGGTGCACAAGGCGCATGTGGTGGTGTTCTTCATCTTTCTGGTCTCCAACGCGGGCGGCTCGCTGACCCCCCTGGGTGACCCGCCCCTGTTCCTGGGCTTCCTCAAAGGCGTCGACTTCTTCTGGACGGTCAGCCACATCTTTCCGGAAACCCTGTTTCTGGCGGGCAGCCTGCTTGGAATCTTTTACCTGCTGGACCGCTGGTACTACGCCAAAGAGGGGGTGCTTCCTGTCGATCCGACCCCCGACACCCGCGGCCTTGGCTTCGACGGCGCCGCCAACTTCTGGCTGCTGGCGGCGGTGGTGGGCCTGGTGCTGCTCAGCGGGTTCTGGAAGACGCCGATGGGCATCACCGTGTTTGGCACGGAAGTGGGCCTGCCGGGCCTGGTGCGCGATGCCGGCCTTCTGGCGGTCACCTTTATCTCGCTGCGCCTGACGCCGGCGGGCGTGCACAAGGACAACCAGTTTTCATGGGGGCCCATGCAGGAAGTCGCCAAACTTTTCGCCGGCATTTTCCTGACCATCATCCCCGTCATCGCCATGCTCAAGGCGGGTGTGCAGGGGCCTTTCGGCGCCATCGTTTCGGCAGTGACCCGGCCCGACGGCCAGCCCGATCCGGCCATGTATTTCTGGGCCACCGGCGCGCTGAGCTCCTTTCTCGACAACGCGCCCACCTACCTGGTGTTTTTTAACACCGCGGGCGGAGACCCGGCGGCGCTGATGACCACGCTGGCGCCGACACTGGCCGCTATTTCCGCCGGCGCGGTGTTTATGGGCGCCAACTCCTACATCGGCAATGCGCCCAACATGATGGTCAAGGCCGTGGCCGAAGAGCGCGGCGTGGCCATGCCCAGCTTCTTCGGCTACATGGCCTGGTCGGGCGCGGTGCTGATTCCCCTTTTCATCGTCATGACCTTCATCTGGTTCAAGTAA
- a CDS encoding ABC transporter ATP-binding protein: MLDVRNLNAFYGPAQALFDVSLQVAPGELVVLQGLNGAGKSTLLKSLMGLEVRTEGHIRYQVQTQLEPIERWDTHRRARAGLGYVAEDRRLFTELTVRENLRIAAGRDASAQEARALDLFPALKGMLGRRAAQMSGGEQQMLAIARTLMTAPRILLLDEPCEGIAPVLVESIRDALLKLKQEGLGLLVAEQNQLLASRADRLVLLVAGKVRG; this comes from the coding sequence ATGCTTGACGTGCGCAACCTCAACGCCTTCTACGGCCCGGCGCAGGCCCTGTTCGATGTCTCCCTGCAGGTCGCGCCGGGTGAACTGGTCGTGTTGCAGGGCCTGAACGGTGCGGGCAAGTCCACGCTGCTCAAGTCGCTGATGGGGCTGGAAGTGCGTACTGAAGGTCATATCCGCTATCAGGTGCAGACGCAGCTTGAGCCGATCGAACGCTGGGACACCCACCGCCGCGCGCGCGCCGGCCTCGGTTATGTGGCCGAAGACCGGCGGCTGTTCACCGAGCTCACGGTGCGCGAAAACCTGCGCATCGCCGCCGGCCGCGACGCATCGGCGCAAGAGGCGCGCGCGCTGGATCTTTTCCCTGCGCTCAAAGGCATGCTGGGGCGCCGCGCCGCGCAGATGAGCGGCGGCGAGCAGCAGATGCTGGCGATTGCCCGCACCTTGATGACGGCGCCGCGCATCCTGCTGCTCGATGAACCCTGCGAAGGCATCGCGCCCGTGCTGGTCGAATCCATCCGCGATGCACTCCTGAAGCTCAAGCAGGAAGGCCTGGGCCTTCTGGTCGCCGAGCAAAACCAGCTGCTGGCATCCCGTGCTGACAGGCTGGTTTTGCTGGTTGCGGGTAAAGTCAGGGGTTGA
- a CDS encoding FKBP-type peptidyl-prolyl cis-trans isomerase has product MTTTPSGLQYEDTVQGTGAIAKAGQHVKVHYTGWLYNDGVQGAKFDSSKDRGQPFEFSLGAGQVIRGWDEGVQGMSVGGTRRLIIPAELGYGARGAGGVIPPNATLLFEVDFLGT; this is encoded by the coding sequence ATCACCACCACCCCTTCCGGCCTGCAGTACGAAGACACCGTGCAAGGCACCGGCGCCATCGCCAAGGCGGGGCAGCATGTCAAGGTCCACTACACCGGCTGGCTGTACAACGACGGCGTGCAAGGTGCCAAGTTTGATTCCAGCAAGGACCGCGGCCAGCCGTTCGAGTTCTCGCTCGGCGCCGGCCAGGTCATCCGCGGCTGGGACGAAGGCGTGCAGGGCATGTCGGTGGGCGGCACGCGCCGCCTGATCATCCCGGCGGAACTGGGCTACGGCGCACGCGGCGCCGGCGGCGTGATCCCGCCGAACGCCACCTTGCTGTTCGAAGTGGATTTCCTGGGCACCTGA
- a CDS encoding D-glycerate dehydrogenase yields the protein MSKPKILVARAVFPEVIARLEQHFEVESNQSDETWSKAQLTERLKGKDGAFTTGGDRIDGEVLAACPGLKICANMAVGYNNFDIDAMTAAGVLATNAPDVLTETTADFGFALLMATARRVTESEHYLRAGKWTKWSYDMFAGSDIHGATLGILGMGRIGQGIAKRGAHGFGMKVIYHNRSRLDAALEAECKASYVGKEELLKTADHLVLVLPYSPASHHTIGAAELALMKPTATLINIARGGIVDDAALAAALKDKRISAAGLDVFEGEPKVHPDLLTVPNVVLTPHIASATIPTRLAMASLAADNLIAFFGGKKPLTPLNPAVLAIK from the coding sequence ATGAGCAAGCCCAAGATCCTCGTTGCACGCGCCGTATTCCCCGAAGTCATTGCCCGCCTTGAGCAGCATTTCGAGGTCGAATCCAACCAGAGCGACGAAACCTGGTCCAAGGCCCAGCTGACCGAGCGTCTCAAAGGCAAGGACGGCGCTTTCACCACCGGCGGCGACCGCATCGACGGCGAAGTGCTGGCCGCCTGCCCGGGCCTGAAGATCTGCGCCAACATGGCGGTGGGTTACAACAACTTCGACATCGACGCGATGACCGCAGCCGGCGTGCTGGCCACCAATGCGCCCGACGTGCTGACCGAAACCACCGCCGACTTCGGCTTTGCGCTGCTGATGGCCACGGCCCGCCGCGTGACGGAAAGCGAGCACTACTTGCGCGCCGGCAAATGGACCAAGTGGAGCTACGACATGTTCGCCGGCTCCGACATCCACGGCGCCACGCTGGGCATCCTGGGCATGGGCCGGATCGGGCAGGGCATTGCCAAGCGCGGCGCCCACGGCTTCGGCATGAAGGTGATCTATCACAACCGCTCACGGCTCGACGCAGCGCTGGAGGCCGAATGCAAGGCCAGCTATGTCGGCAAGGAAGAGCTGCTCAAGACCGCCGACCACCTGGTGCTGGTGCTGCCGTACTCGCCGGCCTCGCACCACACCATTGGCGCGGCCGAGCTGGCACTGATGAAGCCGACCGCCACGCTGATCAACATCGCGCGCGGCGGCATTGTGGACGACGCGGCGCTGGCTGCGGCGCTGAAGGACAAGCGTATCTCTGCGGCCGGGCTGGACGTGTTTGAGGGCGAGCCCAAGGTGCACCCAGACCTGCTGACCGTGCCCAACGTGGTGTTGACACCGCACATCGCCAGCGCGACCATTCCCACGCGCCTGGCCATGGCCAGCCTGGCGGCGGACAACCTGATCGCATTCTTTGGAGGAAAAAAACCTTTGACCCCCTTAAATCCTGCGGTACTCGCTATCAAATAA
- the pncB gene encoding nicotinate phosphoribosyltransferase produces MIITSLLDTDLYKFTMMQVVLHQFPGAEVEYKFKCRNAGAPGIGDLAPYVMEIREEIRGLCNLRFQDAELAYLKAMRFIKSDFVDFLGIFRLNEKYVTVTALPSGEIDVSIKGPWLHTILFEIPVLAIINEVYFRNTQKNADLAEGRKRLETKIGELQTQGLRTLKIADYGTRRRFGKAWHEEVLRTLVTRLGTGAGGQLAGTSNVLFAMKLGLTPLGTMAHEYLQACQALGPRLRDSQVFGFESWAREYRGDLGIALSDVYGMSAFLRDFDMYFCKLFDGARHDSGDPFDWGERMLAHYTKNRVDPQTKTLIFSDGLTVPRTIELYQQFRGRCQLAFGIGTNLTNDLGYEPLQIVIKMIRCNGQPVAKLSDTPSKNMCDDEKYLAYLRQVFEIA; encoded by the coding sequence ATGATCATCACGAGCCTCTTAGACACGGACCTGTACAAGTTCACCATGATGCAGGTGGTCTTGCACCAGTTTCCGGGGGCGGAGGTGGAGTACAAGTTCAAGTGCCGCAATGCCGGCGCGCCGGGCATAGGCGACCTGGCGCCGTATGTGATGGAGATACGCGAAGAAATCCGCGGCCTGTGCAACCTGCGCTTTCAGGACGCCGAGCTGGCTTACCTCAAAGCCATGCGTTTCATCAAGAGCGATTTTGTCGACTTCCTCGGCATCTTCCGGCTCAACGAAAAATACGTCACCGTCACCGCCTTGCCCTCGGGCGAGATCGATGTGTCGATCAAAGGGCCGTGGCTGCACACCATCCTGTTCGAGATCCCGGTGCTGGCCATCATCAACGAGGTCTACTTTCGCAACACGCAAAAGAACGCCGACCTGGCCGAAGGCCGCAAGCGCCTGGAGACCAAGATCGGCGAGCTGCAGACGCAAGGCCTGCGTACCCTCAAGATCGCCGACTACGGCACGCGCCGCCGCTTCGGCAAGGCCTGGCATGAAGAAGTGCTGCGCACTCTGGTGACGCGGCTGGGCACCGGGGCGGGCGGCCAGCTGGCCGGCACCAGCAATGTGCTGTTTGCGATGAAGCTGGGCCTGACGCCGCTGGGCACCATGGCGCATGAATACCTGCAGGCCTGCCAGGCGCTGGGCCCGCGCCTGCGCGACAGCCAGGTTTTCGGCTTCGAGTCGTGGGCCAGGGAATACCGTGGCGACCTCGGGATCGCGCTGTCGGACGTCTACGGCATGAGCGCCTTCCTGCGCGACTTCGACATGTACTTCTGCAAGCTGTTCGACGGCGCCCGCCACGACAGTGGCGACCCCTTCGATTGGGGCGAGCGCATGCTGGCGCACTACACCAAGAACCGTGTCGACCCGCAGACCAAGACGCTGATCTTCAGCGACGGCCTCACGGTGCCGCGCACCATCGAGCTGTACCAGCAGTTCAGGGGGCGCTGCCAGCTGGCCTTCGGCATAGGCACCAACCTCACCAACGACCTGGGCTACGAGCCGCTGCAGATCGTCATCAAGATGATCCGCTGCAACGGCCAGCCGGTGGCCAAGCTCTCAGACACGCCTTCGAAGAACATGTGCGACGACGAAAAATACCTCGCTTACCTGAGACAGGTGTTCGAAATTGCCTGA
- the efp gene encoding elongation factor P produces MKIAQEIRAGNVIMHGKDPMVVLKTEYSRGGRNSATVRMKLKSLVANFNTEVVFKADDKIDQIVLDKKDCTYSYFADPLYVCMDSEFNQYEVEAENMGDSLNYLQDGMELEVVFYDGKAISVELPTSVQREITWTEPAVKGDTSGKVLKPAKLATGFEIGVPIFVAQGDVVEIDTRTGEYRKRV; encoded by the coding sequence ATGAAAATCGCTCAAGAAATCCGCGCCGGCAACGTCATCATGCACGGCAAAGACCCCATGGTGGTGCTCAAGACCGAATACAGCCGCGGCGGCCGCAACTCTGCCACCGTGCGCATGAAGCTCAAAAGCCTGGTCGCCAACTTCAACACCGAAGTCGTGTTCAAGGCCGACGACAAGATCGACCAAATCGTCCTGGACAAGAAGGACTGCACCTACTCCTACTTCGCCGACCCGCTGTATGTCTGCATGGACTCCGAGTTCAACCAGTACGAAGTCGAAGCCGAAAACATGGGCGACTCGCTCAACTACCTGCAAGACGGCATGGAACTGGAAGTCGTGTTCTACGACGGCAAGGCCATCTCGGTCGAGCTGCCCACCAGCGTGCAACGCGAAATCACCTGGACGGAACCCGCCGTCAAGGGCGACACCTCCGGCAAGGTCCTCAAACCCGCCAAGCTCGCCACCGGCTTTGAAATCGGCGTGCCGATTTTCGTGGCACAGGGCGATGTGGTTGAAATCGACACCCGCACCGGCGAATACCGCAAGCGCGTCTAA
- a CDS encoding DNA recombination protein RmuC yields the protein MEPWLIFALALLVANLLLLVWLAVRKPAAPSDAGRVELLAGMAAGHDKLERELRREIGDNSRSSRQELATTFATFQQTLVQQSAEAIRTQNAQIDAFAQQLTLLQKTLSDTLTTQLQSVSESNARRMVEVRETLEQQLAQLQQTNSAKLDEMRKTVDEKLQTTLEARLGESFKQVADRLEQVHKGLGEMQSLAVGVGSLQRVLTNVKTRGMFGEVQLEALLEQVLTVDQYAKQVETKPRSGQRVDFAIRFPGRGDDGSPVWLPVDAKFPRDDYERLLDAHERVDPIAVEAAGKALEARIRAEAKSIAENYLAAPHTTDFAILFLPVESLYAEVLRRPGLMDAIQRQYRVTLAGPTTLLAMLNSLHMGFRTLALEQQASEVWKVLGAVKTEFERYGEWVARIKEQVAKASDTLDKADTRAKQMRLALRKVEALPEIESQSLLPPVADTDLLGE from the coding sequence ATGGAACCCTGGTTGATCTTCGCCCTGGCCTTGCTGGTAGCCAACCTGCTGCTGCTGGTCTGGCTGGCGGTGCGCAAGCCCGCCGCGCCTTCGGACGCAGGCCGCGTCGAGCTGCTGGCCGGCATGGCCGCTGGCCACGACAAGCTTGAGCGCGAGCTGCGCCGCGAGATCGGCGACAACTCGCGCAGCAGCCGCCAGGAACTGGCCACTACGTTTGCGACCTTCCAGCAAACGCTGGTGCAGCAAAGCGCCGAAGCCATCCGCACACAAAACGCGCAGATCGACGCGTTCGCGCAGCAACTCACCTTGCTGCAAAAAACCCTGTCGGACACCCTGACCACGCAGCTCCAGTCCGTCAGCGAATCGAACGCGCGCCGCATGGTGGAAGTGCGTGAAACGCTGGAGCAGCAGCTGGCGCAACTGCAGCAGACCAACTCGGCCAAGCTTGACGAGATGCGCAAGACGGTCGACGAAAAACTGCAGACCACGCTGGAGGCCCGGCTGGGCGAAAGCTTCAAGCAGGTGGCCGACCGGCTCGAGCAGGTGCACAAAGGCCTGGGTGAAATGCAGTCGCTGGCGGTGGGCGTGGGTAGCCTGCAGCGCGTGCTGACCAATGTGAAGACGCGCGGCATGTTCGGTGAAGTCCAGCTTGAGGCATTGCTTGAGCAGGTGCTGACGGTGGACCAGTACGCCAAGCAGGTTGAGACCAAGCCGCGCAGCGGCCAGCGCGTTGATTTTGCGATCCGCTTCCCGGGCCGCGGCGACGACGGCTCGCCGGTCTGGCTGCCGGTCGATGCCAAGTTTCCGCGCGACGACTATGAGCGCCTGCTTGATGCGCATGAACGGGTGGACCCGATTGCCGTCGAGGCGGCCGGCAAGGCGCTGGAGGCGCGCATCCGCGCTGAAGCCAAGTCCATTGCCGAGAACTACCTGGCCGCGCCGCACACCACGGACTTCGCCATCCTCTTTTTACCGGTGGAAAGCCTGTACGCCGAGGTGCTGCGCCGCCCGGGGCTGATGGACGCGATCCAGCGCCAGTACCGCGTGACGCTGGCCGGGCCGACCACGCTGCTGGCCATGCTCAACAGCCTGCACATGGGCTTTCGCACCCTGGCGCTGGAGCAGCAGGCCTCCGAAGTGTGGAAGGTGCTGGGCGCCGTCAAAACCGAGTTCGAGCGCTACGGCGAATGGGTCGCACGCATCAAGGAGCAGGTCGCGAAAGCTTCCGACACGCTGGACAAGGCCGACACCCGTGCCAAGCAGATGCGGCTGGCGCTGCGCAAGGTCGAGGCCCTGCCTGAAATCGAGTCGCAATCCCTGTTGCCGCCGGTGGCCGACACCGACCTGCTGGGCGAATGA
- the earP gene encoding elongation factor P maturation arginine rhamnosyltransferase EarP, translating into MNRRQWDIFCKVIDNFGDIGVCWRLACDLAARGHSVRLWVDDAAALAWMAPAGSEGVQVLPWPRDGTPLDLQAAGFAQQPPDVLVEAFGCEIAPEFIAACASSMRATGLKPVWINLEYLSAEAYVERYHAMPSPVQSGPAAGWTKWFFYPGFTAHTGGLLREPGLQERQARFDRAGWLKAQNIPWRGETLVSLFCYEPPALEALLAQLSRHGLQGNPVRLLVAAGRAAHAVRAIVEGEKGLQPIQDKGSLLSISYLPLLEQAGFDHLLWASDLNFVRGEDSLVRALWAGRPFVWQIYPQHDDAHLAKLQAFLDMLQAPPSLRAFHAAWNGKTAPAPAAGGLGPMLADWPAWQAAALAARGRLTAQDDLVSRLLGFVAKKR; encoded by the coding sequence ATGAATCGCCGCCAGTGGGACATTTTTTGCAAAGTCATCGACAACTTCGGGGACATTGGCGTGTGCTGGCGCCTGGCTTGCGACCTGGCCGCGCGCGGGCACAGCGTGCGCCTGTGGGTGGACGATGCTGCGGCGTTGGCCTGGATGGCGCCCGCAGGCAGCGAGGGCGTTCAGGTATTGCCCTGGCCGCGAGACGGCACGCCGCTGGACTTGCAGGCAGCGGGCTTTGCCCAACAACCGCCCGACGTGCTGGTTGAAGCCTTCGGCTGCGAAATTGCCCCTGAATTCATAGCAGCCTGCGCAAGCAGCATGAGGGCTACAGGCCTGAAACCCGTATGGATCAACCTCGAATACCTCTCCGCCGAAGCCTATGTCGAGCGTTACCACGCCATGCCCTCGCCCGTGCAAAGCGGCCCGGCGGCGGGCTGGACCAAGTGGTTTTTCTACCCGGGCTTCACCGCCCATACCGGCGGGCTGCTGCGAGAGCCCGGCCTGCAGGAGCGCCAGGCGCGCTTTGACCGCGCCGGCTGGCTCAAGGCCCAAAACATCCCGTGGCGCGGCGAAACCCTGGTCTCGCTGTTTTGTTACGAGCCGCCGGCGCTGGAGGCCTTGCTGGCGCAGCTTTCCCGGCACGGCCTGCAGGGCAACCCGGTACGCTTGCTGGTGGCAGCCGGGCGCGCCGCCCATGCGGTGCGGGCCATCGTTGAGGGTGAAAAAGGCCTCCAGCCCATACAGGACAAGGGGAGTCTGCTATCAATTTCATACCTCCCGCTGCTGGAGCAAGCCGGGTTTGACCACCTGCTGTGGGCTTCAGACCTGAACTTCGTGCGCGGCGAAGATTCTCTGGTGCGGGCGCTCTGGGCCGGTAGGCCTTTCGTTTGGCAAATTTACCCGCAGCATGACGATGCCCATCTGGCCAAACTGCAGGCCTTCCTGGACATGCTGCAGGCGCCGCCCTCACTCAGGGCCTTTCACGCCGCCTGGAACGGTAAAACCGCTCCGGCGCCCGCCGCAGGCGGCCTCGGGCCCATGCTTGCCGACTGGCCGGCCTGGCAGGCGGCGGCGCTGGCTGCACGCGGGCGCCTGACGGCCCAGGACGACCTGGTGAGCCGATTGCTCGGCTTTGTGGCAAAAAAACGCTAA
- a CDS encoding MFS transporter, with protein MTPELARLIVAQICLHACMAGTRMAAPLLALREGYSPAAVGVLLALFALTQVFLALPAGRFADRHGLRRPISYSVFAAVLGAGAAVAFPIFPVMCFAALMTGGATGAAVISLQRHVGRAAVGALQLRQVFSWLSIGPAVSNFIGPFSAGLLIDHVGASPGSTPGYRAAFLLMAILPIASWFLVRKTRELPPVIAASGGPQPRAWDLLRQATFRRLMLVNWFLSSCWDVHTFVVPVLGFERGISASVIGTILGAFAIAAALIRMVMPLVAAHLREWKVLAASMLATAVLFGIYPLMYSAIGMGVCSILLGLALGMVQPMVMSMLHQITPEARHGEALGLRLMAINASSVVMPMLFGSAGALVGIAGVFWATGTMVGLGSRAAWLLKDSMPAHGGHEPET; from the coding sequence ATGACGCCTGAGCTCGCACGCCTCATCGTGGCGCAGATCTGCCTGCATGCGTGCATGGCGGGCACGCGCATGGCGGCGCCGCTGCTGGCGCTGCGCGAAGGCTACAGCCCTGCGGCCGTCGGCGTGTTGCTAGCGCTGTTTGCACTGACACAAGTCTTTCTGGCCTTGCCCGCAGGCCGCTTTGCCGACCGGCACGGCCTGCGCCGCCCCATCAGCTACAGCGTGTTTGCCGCCGTGCTGGGCGCGGGGGCGGCGGTGGCTTTCCCGATTTTCCCGGTGATGTGTTTTGCGGCGCTGATGACGGGCGGTGCCACCGGCGCGGCGGTGATCTCGCTGCAGCGGCATGTGGGCCGGGCTGCTGTGGGCGCATTGCAATTGAGGCAGGTGTTCAGCTGGCTCTCCATCGGTCCGGCGGTGTCCAATTTCATCGGGCCGTTTTCGGCCGGCCTGCTGATCGACCATGTGGGCGCCTCGCCGGGCAGCACGCCGGGCTACCGTGCGGCGTTTTTGCTGATGGCGATTTTGCCGATCGCCAGCTGGTTCCTGGTGCGCAAGACGCGCGAGCTGCCGCCGGTGATCGCCGCCAGCGGCGGCCCGCAGCCCCGCGCCTGGGACTTGCTGCGCCAGGCGACGTTTCGCCGCCTGATGCTGGTGAACTGGTTCTTGTCGTCCTGCTGGGACGTGCACACCTTTGTCGTGCCGGTGCTGGGGTTTGAAAGAGGCATCAGCGCGTCGGTGATTGGCACCATCCTAGGCGCTTTTGCGATAGCCGCGGCGCTGATCCGCATGGTGATGCCGCTGGTGGCGGCGCATTTGCGTGAATGGAAGGTGCTGGCCGCCTCCATGCTGGCGACGGCGGTGCTGTTCGGCATTTACCCGCTGATGTATTCGGCCATCGGCATGGGCGTGTGCTCCATCCTGCTCGGGCTGGCGCTGGGCATGGTGCAGCCTATGGTGATGAGCATGCTGCACCAGATCACGCCGGAAGCGCGCCACGGTGAAGCGCTGGGGCTGCGGCTGATGGCGATCAATGCCTCCAGCGTGGTAATGCCCATGTTGTTTGGCTCGGCCGGTGCACTGGTGGGGATTGCCGGGGTTTTCTGGGCCACCGGCACCATGGTGGGGCTCGGCTCGCGCGCGGCCTGGCTTCTCAAGGATTCCATGCCCGCGCACGGCGGGCACGAACCTGAAACCTAG
- a CDS encoding ABC transporter ATP-binding protein, producing the protein MLQVQDLVKHFDGVRAVDGVSFEVQPGQCVALIGPNGAGKSTTFACIAGQYPLTGGHIAWKGVALEGLSPQARLQHGVARTFQVAQVFEALTVLQNVQLAAQARRGLRAISAFKPLDGQAREPALALLAQTGLEALADHDALSLPYGAKKRLELAIALAAGPQLLLLDEPAAGLAGPERASLMQLVKSLAGQGMTVLYTEHNMDAVAGVADHVLVLIEGKLAAQGSFDEISRDAVVRSRYLGETAVEGVEGASHA; encoded by the coding sequence ATGCTGCAGGTTCAGGATTTGGTCAAACACTTTGACGGCGTCCGTGCGGTGGACGGCGTGAGCTTTGAGGTGCAGCCGGGCCAATGCGTGGCCTTGATCGGCCCCAACGGCGCAGGCAAGTCCACCACCTTTGCCTGCATTGCCGGCCAGTACCCGCTCACCGGCGGCCATATCGCGTGGAAAGGCGTGGCGCTGGAGGGCCTGAGCCCGCAGGCCCGTTTGCAGCATGGCGTGGCGCGCACCTTCCAGGTGGCACAGGTCTTTGAGGCGCTGACGGTGCTACAAAATGTGCAGCTGGCAGCCCAGGCGCGGCGCGGTCTGCGGGCCATTTCGGCTTTCAAACCGCTGGATGGGCAGGCGCGTGAGCCGGCGCTGGCGCTGCTGGCGCAAACCGGCCTGGAGGCGCTGGCCGACCACGATGCGCTGAGCCTGCCCTATGGCGCCAAGAAGCGGCTGGAGCTGGCGATAGCGCTGGCCGCCGGGCCGCAACTGTTGCTGCTGGACGAGCCCGCCGCCGGCCTGGCCGGGCCCGAGCGCGCCAGCCTGATGCAGCTGGTGAAAAGCCTGGCGGGGCAGGGCATGACCGTGCTCTACACCGAACACAACATGGACGCCGTGGCCGGCGTGGCCGACCACGTGCTGGTGCTCATCGAAGGCAAGCTCGCCGCACAAGGGTCGTTCGACGAGATCTCACGCGACGCGGTGGTGCGCAGCCGCTACCTGGGTGAAACTGCCGTTGAAGGGGTTGAAGGTGCCAGCCATGCTTGA